One Penaeus vannamei isolate JL-2024 chromosome 27, ASM4276789v1, whole genome shotgun sequence genomic window carries:
- the LOC113802940 gene encoding transmembrane protein 170B — protein MYPKGWCPGEVVLQTVTALILWCQSVGVPGGAEAVVAYSTQHDNAEIQDSRNEKQLILFPELWKEIFLWGFFTMLFIHIVASIIAFLMLRKHKYGRFSAACILLIGMCTTFAMCAATSAALGFVLYQAKISLQPIEAMICGIAQTALFIFFAFSRFMPTL, from the exons ATGTACCCTAAGGGTTGGTGTCCTGGTGAGGTAGTGTTACAGACTGTCACAGCACTCATACTTTGGTGTCAGTCTGTTGGAGTCCCTGGAGGGGCTGAGGCTGTGGTAGCCTACAGCACCCAGCACGATAATGCCGAAATCCAAGATTCCCGAAATGAAAAGCAACTCATACTATTCCCAGAGTTGTGGAAGGAGATATTTCTGTGGGGATTCTTCACCATGCTGTTCATTCACATTGTGGCCAGTATCATTGCATTTTTGATGCTTAGGAAACATAAATATGGAAG GTTTTCAGCAGCTTGTATATTGCTAATTGGTATGTGCACCACTTTTGCAATGTGTGCAGCTACAAGTGCAGCTCTGGGATTTGTTCTCTATCAAGCCAAGATAAGTCTGCAGCCCATTGAAGCCATGATATGTGGGATAGCGCAGACAGCTTTGTTTATATTCTTTGCCTTTTCTCGGTTCATGCCAACTCTCTAG